CCTAAACTATATTGTGCAATAACATGTCCCTGCTCTGCCGATAATTTATACCACTTCATAGCTTCTTTGTAGTCCTGAACTCCTGCTCCCCAACTATAGCAATACCCTAAATTCCATTGTGCTGATGCATCTCCTTGCTCTGCTGCTAATCTAAACCATTTCACAGCTTCTTTTCTGTCCTGAATAACTCCATATTCCCCTAGATAGCAAACCCCTAATCTACATTGTGCAGAAGCGTTTCCCTGCTCTGCTGCTAATCTAAACCATTTCACAGCTTCTTTGAAGTCTTGTTCAACCCCTTGTCCATTATAAAAGCAGTCACCTAAACTAAATTGTCCAAATGCGTATCCTTGCTCTGCTGATAATCTATACCATTTCACAGCTTCTTTGTCGTCTTGTTCAACCCCTTGTCCATGACCATAGCAATCACCTAAACTCCTTTGTGCTGATGCGTCTCGCTGCTCTGC
This window of the Candidatus Stygibacter australis genome carries:
- a CDS encoding tetratricopeptide repeat protein, giving the protein MKKVILSLFLLLSLTGCIDKASDFDLLKLKAEQGDISAQYSLGLSYWNGEGVEQDYKEAVKWFILAAEQRDASAQRSLGDCYGHGQGVEQDDKEAVKWYRLSAEQGYAFGQFSLGDCFYNGQGVEQDFKEAVKWFRLAAEQGNASAQCRLGVCYLGEYGVIQDRKEAVKWFRLAAEQGDASAQWNLGYCYSWGAGVQDYKEAMKWYKLSAEQGHVIAQYSLGLSYWNGQDFKEAFKWFLLVSSNSTGEVFDEASKSRDDARKELTQSQIEEATREAEEIQKRIDEKE